The proteins below are encoded in one region of Paenibacillus sp. YYML68:
- a CDS encoding nucleotidyltransferase domain-containing protein, with protein sequence MLLPVHERFVCQAKEKLSQDQRVRGLLAGGSMMTNTMDEYSDLDLIIVYDLAYQEQIMNQRLLIAEGLGNLLSGFTGEHVGEPRMVICLYGPEPLHVDLKFVTLEEFEIRIENPLILWEKDQEISKIIKETSPSHPYPNSQWIEDRFWVWIHYGTTKLGRGEWFELIDHITFIRSVVLGPLVLMRNGQLPRGVRKLEQYGVSELEELKKTIPLHGLESCYHALKSTIHLYQRLRQHSDVLIKEEAEHVAIAYLEKVYTSLIK encoded by the coding sequence ATGCTTTTACCTGTACACGAACGATTCGTGTGTCAAGCAAAGGAAAAACTAAGTCAAGATCAACGAGTTCGAGGTCTCCTTGCTGGTGGTTCTATGATGACGAACACCATGGATGAGTATAGCGATTTAGACCTTATCATCGTATATGACTTAGCCTACCAGGAGCAAATCATGAATCAACGGCTTCTCATTGCAGAAGGATTGGGCAATTTACTTTCTGGATTCACAGGTGAACACGTTGGTGAACCTCGTATGGTTATTTGCTTATACGGACCTGAGCCACTGCATGTCGATCTTAAATTTGTAACATTGGAAGAGTTTGAAATACGAATTGAAAACCCGCTTATTTTATGGGAAAAAGATCAGGAAATCAGTAAAATCATTAAAGAAACCTCGCCCTCACATCCATACCCTAATTCACAATGGATAGAGGACCGCTTCTGGGTCTGGATCCATTACGGCACCACGAAGCTGGGAAGAGGAGAATGGTTTGAATTAATCGATCATATTACATTTATTCGCAGTGTTGTATTAGGTCCTTTGGTTTTGATGCGTAATGGTCAACTACCTAGAGGCGTTAGAAAGTTGGAACAATATGGAGTTAGCGAACTAGAAGAACTAAAAAAGACCATTCCTTTACACGGTTTAGAAAGTTGCTACCATGCGTTAAAAAGCACTATCCACCTCTATCAACGCTTACGTCAACATTCTGATGTACTTATAAAAGAAGAAGCAGAACATGTTGCTATTGCTTACCTTGAAAAGGTGTATACTTCGTTGATTAAATAG
- a CDS encoding ATP-binding protein, translating into MCSLNPRCLTLDILHHPPVARNNHLMDLLDRLKLVNRSNLGVSRIFRSLLMEGKEPPIYREVGNHIELTFTASPLNTGFINLVSKMTEVNQLIDVDHLLIIQYLMRHEDIDTQEAAMVTQRSTEQARELLSKLANNMQLIEPVGRGKGRYYTLSRTAYELLKGNMTYERQQSLDKEAIKIRLLSILKERELSNREIRQMTGLTSKQVQRIVKDLTSDGVKVVGHGMGARYVLEREWTRVRTNKDINYMRVRIYSDIGEYIRTK; encoded by the coding sequence TTGTGTTCACTTAACCCTCGGTGTCTTACATTAGATATTCTGCATCATCCACCAGTAGCCCGAAATAACCACTTAATGGACTTACTAGATCGTTTGAAATTGGTTAATCGATCGAACCTTGGCGTTTCACGTATTTTTCGTTCGTTGTTGATGGAAGGCAAGGAGCCGCCGATCTATAGAGAAGTTGGGAACCATATCGAGCTTACTTTTACAGCATCCCCTCTAAATACTGGCTTTATAAATTTAGTTAGCAAGATGACAGAGGTTAACCAATTGATAGATGTTGACCATTTGCTTATCATACAATATTTAATGAGGCATGAAGATATTGATACTCAGGAAGCTGCGATGGTTACACAAAGGAGCACAGAGCAGGCAAGAGAATTGCTCAGTAAGCTTGCAAATAATATGCAGCTAATTGAACCTGTGGGTCGAGGCAAAGGTCGCTATTATACTTTATCCAGAACGGCGTATGAGCTACTTAAGGGGAATATGACGTATGAGAGACAACAGAGCTTAGATAAGGAAGCCATAAAGATTCGATTACTCTCCATCTTGAAGGAACGTGAATTATCGAATAGAGAAATCAGACAGATGACAGGGCTGACGAGTAAACAAGTTCAGAGAATTGTTAAGGATCTTACGTCAGATGGTGTAAAAGTGGTTGGTCACGGCATGGGTGCAAGGTATGTGTTGGAGCGTGAATGGACAAGAGTAAGGACAAATAAGGACATTAATTACATGCGAGTGCGGATATATTCGGATATAGGCGAATATATAAGGACAAAATAG
- a CDS encoding sugar phosphate isomerase/epimerase yields MKHSSRLQLALCTISFRHTLISFEELIQLARQAGFSGIELWGVHARQLKEERVRIGLPFPDLGGVQISMISDYLEVGSHVDFARTIDKCEQLLALCAWCGTERLRTFAGKQASKDTAKDERELIVKQLRILGDLCEQRGVELLLETHPGTLADQKDSALQLMQELEHGALKLNMDFLHLWEAGDDPMDSYEQLSEWVSYFHLKNIAARSDCTVFEPGQVYAPNGRRQGMVPLSQGAVSYRPLLERIADSGRFASLEWFGDNPASVLRADLRWINEVLDGWQRSRLVTAQRT; encoded by the coding sequence ATGAAGCACTCCAGTAGACTGCAGCTGGCCCTGTGCACGATCTCCTTCCGTCATACGCTCATTTCGTTCGAGGAGCTCATCCAGCTTGCTCGGCAAGCCGGCTTCAGCGGCATCGAGCTATGGGGCGTTCATGCGCGGCAGCTGAAGGAGGAGAGGGTGCGAATAGGGCTGCCTTTTCCCGACCTTGGCGGTGTGCAGATCAGCATGATCAGCGATTACCTGGAGGTCGGCAGTCACGTGGACTTCGCCCGAACGATCGATAAGTGTGAGCAGCTGCTGGCGCTCTGCGCCTGGTGCGGAACCGAGCGGCTGCGCACGTTCGCCGGCAAGCAGGCGAGCAAGGATACGGCGAAGGACGAGCGAGAGCTCATCGTCAAGCAGCTTCGCATCTTGGGCGACCTGTGCGAGCAGAGAGGCGTCGAGCTGCTGTTGGAGACGCATCCGGGTACGCTGGCCGATCAGAAGGACTCTGCGCTGCAATTAATGCAGGAGCTGGAGCATGGCGCGCTGAAGCTGAACATGGATTTCCTTCATCTATGGGAGGCAGGCGACGACCCGATGGACAGCTACGAGCAGCTGAGCGAGTGGGTATCTTATTTTCATCTGAAAAATATTGCCGCCCGCAGCGATTGCACCGTCTTCGAGCCTGGTCAAGTATATGCACCGAATGGGCGACGTCAAGGGATGGTGCCCTTGTCCCAAGGGGCGGTCTCGTATCGGCCGCTGCTTGAGCGGATCGCGGACAGCGGTCGCTTCGCCTCGCTCGAATGGTTCGGCGACAATCCAGCCAGCGTGCTGCGTGCCGACCTGCGCTGGATCAACGAAGTGCTGGACGGGTGGCAGCGTTCCCGTCTGGTGACGGCTCAGCGCACTTAG
- a CDS encoding DUF6005 family protein: MFGWKDQRIKVHCVTSCLCEVVKRYSEIDYRPFYFGIWDEPFGVLEQELRYYDPAFTHERLMNNFEQLFGGTVTRWHKAERSAEDNAKRLIELVEHGREGQHVIVQVDLSLIPERENEFKLSPFPHYVLISAGEKREEWYMLDADLKWEGALSRERVLDAFIRNPYPDGLLVDATSLRVPSIEQVTAAFARTHHPESNPLVTRLRGLLAHYAVAPERLPRLVDALQHLHVIVIRKYSYDYALMYFHDQMKLDPDHYEQWAQRIRDLVQAFTTFQYRTVKLALTGRIELLPSLEEQLDRVEALEKSLKLELKRLLDGWLAEQHQQKEASVHEALQ, encoded by the coding sequence ATGTTTGGCTGGAAGGATCAACGGATTAAGGTGCATTGTGTAACGAGCTGCTTGTGCGAGGTCGTCAAGCGCTACAGCGAGATCGACTACCGGCCGTTCTACTTCGGCATCTGGGATGAGCCGTTCGGCGTGCTGGAGCAAGAGCTTCGCTATTATGACCCTGCCTTCACGCACGAGAGGTTGATGAACAACTTCGAGCAGCTGTTCGGAGGTACGGTGACGAGGTGGCATAAGGCGGAGCGAAGCGCTGAGGACAATGCGAAGCGTCTGATCGAGCTCGTCGAGCACGGTCGGGAAGGGCAGCACGTCATTGTACAGGTGGACTTGTCCTTAATTCCGGAACGGGAGAACGAGTTCAAGCTGAGTCCGTTTCCTCATTATGTATTAATATCGGCCGGTGAGAAGCGCGAGGAGTGGTATATGCTCGATGCGGATCTGAAGTGGGAGGGTGCGCTCAGCCGCGAGCGGGTGCTCGATGCATTCATTCGCAATCCGTATCCGGACGGCTTGCTGGTTGACGCCACTTCTCTTCGCGTTCCTTCTATAGAACAAGTGACAGCTGCCTTCGCGAGGACGCATCACCCTGAGAGCAACCCGCTTGTGACGAGGCTGCGCGGCTTGCTGGCTCACTATGCGGTGGCGCCGGAACGGCTGCCTCGGCTAGTGGACGCGCTGCAGCATCTGCATGTCATCGTCATTCGCAAGTATAGCTATGATTATGCGCTGATGTACTTTCATGACCAGATGAAGCTGGACCCCGACCATTACGAGCAGTGGGCACAGCGCATACGTGACTTGGTCCAAGCGTTCACGACCTTTCAATATAGGACTGTCAAGCTGGCGCTTACCGGGCGAATCGAGCTTCTACCTTCCTTGGAGGAGCAGCTGGACCGGGTGGAGGCGCTGGAGAAGTCCTTGAAGCTGGAGCTGAAGCGGCTGCTGGACGGTTGGCTAGCGGAGCAGCACCAGCAGAAGGAGGCGTCCGTCCATGAAGCACTCCAGTAG
- a CDS encoding phosphopantetheine-binding protein, protein MSRVQWTGQLREVMTKHLQRPAIPPLTEELRLNEDLGLDSVMLLQLLVWIEVEIGLPIPEEEVDPRMFSTVGSLLDFMEQCSRGGKS, encoded by the coding sequence ATGAGTCGAGTGCAATGGACAGGACAGCTGCGAGAGGTGATGACGAAGCATCTGCAGCGCCCGGCGATTCCACCGCTGACGGAGGAGCTGAGGCTGAATGAGGACCTGGGTCTTGATTCGGTCATGCTGCTGCAGTTGCTCGTATGGATCGAGGTGGAGATCGGCTTGCCGATCCCGGAGGAGGAGGTCGATCCGCGCATGTTTTCTACCGTAGGATCGCTGCTTGATTTCATGGAGCAGTGCAGCAGAGGGGGGAAGAGCTGA
- a CDS encoding AMP-binding protein, producing the protein MSGSKPLFAVNERTYAEAELAPLWRRWQEEERGGLFPSREEGPVAICLADAAELLALILYVREQGRSALLLHSQTPRAAAEKLAAEAGCSALLYGTADEGASPVAAAVERGESKAAEEGLMMFSSGTSGQPKLIHRGWSDIDQEIESYNEALALVAGPDTTPVILSPVSHAYGLICGVLASMKRGVCPHMAYYTNPKLTLRLLRSFPKHLVYGVPMTLHVLSSLAGEQRFDKLMSSGAALPQKLLEQLRAQVDGGVYQQYGCSEAGCLSVSGPLMHVEDIGRPLKHLELVAAEGTREHPVELCFRMGARQVATGDIGYREERSGSLRLLGRADDIINTGGLKVYPAEVEEVIASLTEVRECVVYRVNHPVMGEQVACQAVLEPGHSFSAEAIRTYCMAHLAPYKVPSQVQLVDKLPRGLTGKLSRRQLEEEHIG; encoded by the coding sequence ATGAGCGGAAGCAAGCCGCTGTTCGCAGTCAATGAGAGAACGTATGCCGAGGCGGAGCTGGCTCCACTCTGGCGCAGATGGCAGGAGGAGGAGCGGGGAGGGCTGTTCCCGAGCCGTGAGGAAGGTCCGGTGGCGATCTGCCTGGCGGATGCGGCGGAGCTGCTCGCCCTGATCCTATACGTGCGGGAGCAAGGAAGATCGGCACTGCTGCTGCATAGTCAAACGCCGCGGGCCGCAGCGGAGAAGCTCGCGGCGGAGGCCGGCTGCAGCGCCCTCCTCTACGGGACGGCCGATGAAGGGGCATCACCTGTAGCTGCTGCTGTGGAGCGCGGAGAGTCCAAGGCGGCTGAGGAAGGGCTGATGATGTTCAGCTCGGGCACATCGGGTCAGCCGAAGCTGATCCATAGAGGCTGGTCGGACATCGATCAGGAGATTGAGTCGTATAACGAGGCGCTGGCGCTGGTGGCGGGGCCGGACACGACCCCTGTCATCTTGTCCCCCGTCAGTCACGCCTACGGCTTGATCTGCGGTGTGCTCGCTTCGATGAAGCGGGGCGTATGTCCGCATATGGCCTACTACACCAATCCGAAGCTCACGCTAAGGCTGCTGCGAAGCTTTCCGAAGCATCTCGTCTACGGCGTGCCGATGACGCTGCATGTGTTGTCGTCGCTGGCGGGAGAGCAGCGCTTCGACAAGCTCATGAGCTCTGGGGCAGCGTTGCCCCAGAAGCTGCTGGAGCAGCTGCGAGCGCAAGTCGATGGAGGGGTGTACCAGCAGTATGGCTGCTCGGAGGCCGGCTGCCTGAGCGTCAGCGGGCCGCTCATGCACGTCGAGGACATTGGACGGCCGCTGAAGCATCTCGAGCTTGTGGCTGCAGAAGGGACGAGGGAGCATCCAGTCGAGCTATGCTTCCGTATGGGGGCCCGTCAGGTGGCTACAGGAGATATTGGTTACCGGGAGGAGCGGTCGGGGTCGCTGCGGCTGCTGGGCCGCGCCGATGACATCATCAATACCGGAGGGCTCAAGGTGTATCCGGCAGAGGTCGAGGAGGTCATTGCCTCTCTGACAGAGGTTCGCGAATGTGTCGTGTATCGGGTGAACCATCCGGTCATGGGGGAGCAGGTCGCCTGCCAGGCGGTGCTGGAGCCGGGACATTCGTTCTCTGCCGAGGCGATACGCACCTATTGCATGGCCCATCTGGCCCCGTACAAGGTGCCGAGTCAGGTGCAGCTCGTAGACAAGCTGCCGCGCGGCCTCACAGGCAAGCTGAGCCGACGTCAATTGGAGGAGGAGCATATCGGATGA
- a CDS encoding IucA/IucC family siderophore biosynthesis protein yields MMWVDEDKMYADTAQTQAYVKVRRRIFRQLIESVLYEGIVPAEKGNATDGGADAFRLAGVSADVGSDVFVLRGFTAGGRRVQYRCRGAVRPTFGRFRLEEHGVVLRQVEGAPEEEACSLRQFVMEVLSHAQEAEPDRLLTFASELEHTLLNDTLAQQYREEQGLVLGQLHGYELESAAMDGHRYHPCYKSRIGFDTRDQLAYGPEFARDLRPYWLAIHKEEVRVSVIPGLTIEDHLERELGGELLDAFAAQLRVHDGHPDEYMFVPVHPWQWSKLLPSCLELLHTRRIVALGASEDEYRAQQSIRTWSNRTTPERANVKLAMNLVNTSSSRHLLPHYTATAPVMSQWLDELCASDAYLRDEARVVILREVAAVSFESQHGLDHADHSTAERDPLYGAIGCIWRESVERFLEPEESALSLFTLWAEERDGRLLIEPWLRQYGLEAWLQRLLECVMLPVMHLAAVHGVATEAHAQNMVLLHKNGWPERVALKDFHEDVLYCRSFLAEPQRCPKLESVHPRYVHAEARANFEVDRLEPLRYLTLGALLFVNLGELAMLLADRLGFSEDRFWELAVDTLERHGRRDPVWGSRLAELGLLAPSTRVEQLTYKRLTARSGGRMHTVPNPLWEAAARLNGERSVKR; encoded by the coding sequence ATGATGTGGGTAGACGAAGACAAGATGTACGCGGACACTGCGCAGACACAAGCTTATGTGAAGGTGCGCAGACGAATTTTTCGACAGCTAATAGAGTCGGTATTGTATGAAGGAATTGTTCCAGCCGAGAAAGGCAACGCAACCGACGGGGGAGCCGATGCGTTCCGGCTTGCAGGAGTTAGCGCCGATGTGGGATCGGACGTGTTCGTGCTCCGTGGCTTCACAGCGGGTGGTCGACGGGTGCAGTACCGCTGCCGGGGCGCGGTGCGGCCTACGTTCGGCCGGTTCCGACTGGAGGAGCACGGTGTGGTGCTTCGGCAAGTGGAAGGCGCGCCCGAGGAGGAGGCTTGCTCGCTGCGGCAGTTCGTGATGGAGGTATTGTCCCACGCACAGGAGGCGGAGCCTGATCGGCTGCTGACGTTCGCCTCGGAGCTGGAGCATACGCTGCTCAACGATACGCTCGCGCAGCAATATCGGGAGGAGCAAGGGCTGGTGCTCGGGCAGCTGCACGGCTATGAGCTGGAGTCGGCGGCGATGGACGGGCATCGGTATCATCCGTGCTACAAGTCGCGAATCGGCTTCGACACCCGCGATCAGCTCGCCTACGGGCCGGAATTCGCAAGAGACCTCCGTCCGTATTGGCTCGCAATCCATAAGGAGGAGGTTCGGGTATCAGTCATTCCCGGCTTAACGATAGAAGATCATCTGGAGCGGGAGCTGGGCGGGGAGCTGCTGGATGCGTTCGCAGCCCAGCTGCGCGTTCATGATGGCCACCCTGACGAATATATGTTCGTACCTGTTCACCCGTGGCAATGGAGCAAGCTGCTGCCGAGCTGCCTTGAGCTGCTGCATACCCGGCGCATCGTCGCGCTCGGAGCGAGCGAGGACGAGTACCGCGCTCAGCAGTCTATTCGCACATGGAGCAACCGAACGACACCTGAGCGAGCGAATGTGAAGCTGGCGATGAATCTGGTGAATACATCCAGCTCTAGGCATCTGCTGCCGCACTACACGGCGACGGCACCCGTCATGTCTCAATGGCTGGACGAGCTGTGCGCGAGCGACGCTTATTTGCGCGATGAGGCTCGGGTCGTCATCTTGCGTGAGGTAGCGGCTGTGTCATTCGAGTCGCAGCACGGGCTGGACCATGCGGACCACTCCACGGCGGAGCGAGATCCGCTATATGGCGCGATCGGCTGCATCTGGAGAGAAAGCGTAGAGCGGTTCCTCGAGCCGGAGGAGTCGGCGCTATCCCTGTTCACCCTGTGGGCGGAGGAGCGCGATGGGCGCTTGCTCATCGAGCCATGGCTGCGCCAGTACGGTCTGGAGGCATGGCTGCAGCGGCTGCTCGAATGCGTGATGCTGCCCGTGATGCATCTGGCTGCTGTGCATGGTGTGGCGACGGAAGCGCATGCGCAGAACATGGTGCTGCTGCATAAGAACGGCTGGCCGGAGCGAGTGGCGCTGAAAGATTTTCACGAGGATGTGCTGTATTGCCGTTCGTTCCTCGCAGAGCCACAGCGGTGCCCGAAGCTGGAGTCTGTGCATCCCCGCTATGTGCATGCTGAGGCACGGGCGAACTTCGAGGTGGACCGCTTGGAGCCGCTCCGCTACTTGACGCTAGGGGCGCTGCTGTTCGTCAATCTCGGAGAGCTGGCGATGCTGCTGGCGGATCGTCTTGGCTTCTCTGAAGATCGGTTCTGGGAGCTGGCGGTTGATACGCTGGAGCGTCATGGGCGCAGAGACCCGGTATGGGGCAGCAGGCTGGCCGAGCTGGGGCTGCTCGCGCCATCGACGCGTGTCGAGCAGCTGACCTATAAGCGGCTGACGGCGCGCTCGGGCGGACGGATGCATACGGTGCCGAATCCGCTATGGGAGGCGGCGGCAAGGCTGAACGGAGAGAGGAGTGTGAAGCGATGA
- a CDS encoding MFS transporter → MTQLVATSAEAPRQRVGLIRVALLGCVFLGLFTEVLLSPYYPQFFRLVFAVDSYLFTGWYLFACRLTVALCSPLWGWLAKRFEPRRLLLLGQAGTALATASLAMAQSAEQFLVLTVLLLIFKSSYMLIYPILMELSGEQQRAGAAALFHAVHHSAVLLAAAAGAHMLQLAEPLKLFYAAAAADVVQLLLCIAVFGGALGFSRARRQGGSEQKAEADGDGRARGDAVSLAAPLQRRLRPSWTLGWLGATFLVVTLANQVVRPFFTPYTEQMYGVTTGQAGLLFLLPNAMALVLLPFVQRISRSDRISALYTCGIAAMAVGLLVQASSTSLLGLIAGRVLYGLFLAVTMVVLDLVLFQNKQGGDAAFRFSVVVSFQTAGELVAPLLASWLLSWSGLSAPLMSGALLCLLAALLFQPLRGELAVRKETSAG, encoded by the coding sequence ATGACGCAGCTGGTCGCGACCTCCGCCGAGGCGCCTCGGCAACGAGTGGGGCTCATACGAGTCGCCTTGCTCGGCTGCGTTTTTTTGGGTCTGTTCACGGAGGTGCTGCTGTCTCCGTATTACCCGCAGTTTTTCCGCTTGGTGTTCGCGGTGGACAGCTATCTGTTCACGGGGTGGTACTTGTTCGCCTGCCGACTGACAGTAGCGCTCTGCTCCCCACTGTGGGGCTGGCTGGCGAAGCGGTTCGAGCCTCGCCGTCTGCTGCTGCTCGGTCAGGCGGGCACGGCGCTCGCCACGGCGAGCCTCGCGATGGCGCAGAGCGCGGAGCAGTTCCTCGTGCTGACGGTGCTGCTGCTGATCTTCAAGAGCAGCTACATGCTGATCTATCCGATTCTGATGGAGCTGTCTGGTGAGCAGCAGCGAGCGGGGGCGGCCGCCTTGTTCCATGCGGTGCACCATAGCGCTGTGCTGCTAGCTGCCGCTGCAGGCGCGCACATGCTCCAGCTGGCGGAGCCGCTGAAGCTGTTCTACGCCGCTGCTGCGGCCGATGTTGTGCAACTGCTGCTGTGCATCGCGGTGTTCGGCGGTGCGCTCGGCTTCAGCCGGGCGCGTAGGCAAGGCGGGTCCGAGCAGAAAGCGGAGGCAGATGGGGATGGGCGAGCGCGAGGGGATGCTGTAAGCCTTGCGGCCCCCTTGCAGCGGAGGCTGCGCCCGAGCTGGACGCTCGGCTGGCTCGGAGCGACCTTCCTCGTCGTCACACTTGCGAATCAGGTCGTGCGTCCGTTCTTCACGCCGTATACCGAACAGATGTACGGAGTAACGACAGGGCAGGCGGGATTGCTGTTCCTTCTCCCGAATGCGATGGCGCTCGTGCTGCTGCCGTTCGTGCAGCGAATTAGTCGCTCAGACCGTATATCCGCCCTATACACCTGCGGCATTGCTGCTATGGCCGTCGGCTTGCTCGTGCAGGCGAGCTCCACATCGCTCCTCGGTCTCATAGCAGGGCGCGTGCTCTACGGGCTGTTCCTCGCGGTGACGATGGTGGTGCTCGATCTCGTACTGTTCCAAAACAAGCAGGGCGGCGATGCGGCGTTCCGCTTCAGTGTCGTCGTGTCGTTCCAAACGGCAGGGGAGCTCGTCGCTCCGCTGCTCGCCTCTTGGCTCTTGAGCTGGTCTGGCTTATCGGCTCCGCTGATGAGCGGAGCGCTGCTATGCCTGCTGGCGGCGCTGCTGTTCCAGCCCCTGCGAGGTGAACTAGCTGTAAGGAAGGAGACATCCGCTGGATGA
- a CDS encoding lysine N(6)-hydroxylase/L-ornithine N(5)-oxygenase family protein, which produces MANETRNVTTTVDLLGIGIGPFNLGLAALLQRVPEVEAVFLERQRQFAWHPGMMVEGTTLQVPFFADLVTMADPTHPLSFLSYLHQQGRLYHFYFLEKFHITRKEYSHYCEWAAKQLASCRFGIQAESVTYAPDRGVFLVETQQLESGERTSWEAKNVVLGVGSTPAVPAPFRSQLGPRVLHSSAYMPNRAECLASRSITVIGSGQSAAEIVLDLIRRQSEHGYRVDWFTRSEGFFPMEYSKLGLEHFSPDYTSYFYNLPAERRDELRRRQGLLYKGISARTIADIYDALYEAGEAGGSASSVRLLACTEVQGVERCGEAGPYRLHCRHLQQETSFVHESDTVILATGYEHAEPACLASLEPYLQRDSLGRLDIEESYAVRLDPSVKGRLFIQNGELHTHGVGAPDLGLGAYRSSVIINQLAGREVYRVQERHVFQQFGVGR; this is translated from the coding sequence ATGGCGAATGAGACGCGCAACGTCACGACGACCGTCGACCTGCTCGGCATCGGGATCGGCCCCTTCAATCTGGGGCTTGCTGCTCTGCTGCAGCGTGTGCCAGAGGTCGAGGCGGTGTTCCTCGAACGGCAGAGGCAGTTTGCTTGGCATCCGGGCATGATGGTCGAAGGAACGACACTGCAGGTGCCGTTCTTCGCTGACCTGGTGACGATGGCGGACCCGACGCACCCGCTGAGCTTCCTGTCGTATTTGCATCAGCAGGGGCGGCTGTATCATTTTTATTTTCTGGAAAAATTCCACATTACCCGCAAGGAGTACAGTCATTACTGTGAATGGGCGGCGAAGCAGCTCGCCTCATGCCGCTTCGGCATACAGGCGGAGTCGGTGACCTATGCACCGGATCGGGGCGTCTTCCTCGTGGAGACGCAGCAGCTCGAGTCCGGTGAACGGACGAGCTGGGAGGCGAAGAACGTCGTGCTGGGCGTCGGCAGCACCCCTGCGGTTCCGGCTCCGTTCCGGTCGCAGCTCGGCCCGCGTGTGCTTCATTCGTCGGCCTATATGCCGAATCGCGCGGAGTGTCTCGCCTCTCGCTCGATTACAGTCATCGGCTCGGGGCAGAGCGCTGCGGAGATCGTGCTCGATCTCATTCGCAGACAGTCGGAGCATGGCTACCGCGTCGATTGGTTTACACGGTCGGAGGGCTTCTTCCCGATGGAATATTCCAAGCTCGGACTGGAGCATTTCTCCCCCGACTATACGTCGTACTTCTACAACTTGCCCGCCGAGCGCCGGGATGAGCTTCGGAGGCGGCAAGGTCTGCTGTACAAGGGCATCAGCGCCCGCACGATTGCCGACATCTACGATGCGCTGTACGAGGCCGGAGAAGCAGGCGGCTCCGCTTCGAGCGTGCGGCTGCTGGCCTGCACCGAGGTGCAAGGGGTGGAGCGCTGCGGTGAAGCGGGACCGTATCGTCTGCATTGCCGCCATCTGCAGCAGGAGACGAGCTTCGTGCATGAGTCGGATACGGTCATTCTCGCAACGGGCTATGAGCATGCGGAGCCGGCTTGTCTCGCGTCGTTGGAGCCGTATCTTCAGCGGGACTCGCTAGGACGGTTGGACATTGAGGAGTCGTATGCGGTGCGGCTGGACCCATCGGTGAAGGGCCGCTTGTTCATACAGAACGGCGAGCTGCATACGCATGGCGTCGGCGCGCCAGATCTCGGACTTGGGGCATACCGCAGCAGTGTGATCATTAATCAGCTGGCCGGTCGCGAGGTGTATCGGGTGCAGGAGCGGCATGTGTTCCAGCAGTTCGGAGTTGGGCGATGA
- a CDS encoding GNAT family N-acetyltransferase: MQPVIGANRPTSSGVSISFRPVELERDLELLHRWQHEPHVVPYWQLAIPLEAYREHLIQFLSMPHQTLLIGEVNGEPVSYFESYWAASDRLAAYYDAEAGDQGMHLLIGPPEQLGRGLSRPLVLELMRQQLLEPSTRRFVVEPDMRNARMRHVFERCGFRFDREVQLPEKRAALMFCERERFEELTAGRTRLEEGEQHGE, from the coding sequence TTGCAGCCGGTCATCGGAGCTAATCGTCCTACGTCTTCGGGGGTGAGCATCAGCTTCCGCCCCGTCGAGCTGGAGCGGGATCTGGAGCTGCTGCACCGCTGGCAGCACGAGCCGCACGTCGTGCCGTACTGGCAGCTCGCCATACCGCTGGAGGCGTATCGCGAGCATCTGATTCAGTTTCTGTCCATGCCGCATCAGACGCTGCTCATCGGCGAAGTGAACGGCGAGCCGGTCAGCTACTTCGAGTCGTACTGGGCGGCCTCCGATCGACTGGCCGCTTATTATGACGCCGAGGCTGGAGACCAAGGCATGCATCTGCTGATCGGTCCGCCCGAGCAGCTGGGCAGAGGCTTATCCAGACCTCTAGTGCTGGAGCTGATGCGCCAGCAGCTGCTCGAGCCGTCGACACGCCGATTCGTCGTGGAGCCTGACATGCGCAACGCACGGATGCGTCACGTGTTCGAGCGGTGCGGCTTCCGCTTCGACCGCGAGGTGCAGCTGCCAGAGAAGCGGGCGGCGCTCATGTTCTGCGAGCGGGAGCGCTTCGAGGAGCTGACCGCAGGTCGTACACGGCTGGAGGAGGGCGAGCAACATGGCGAATGA